From the genome of Nitrosomonas sp. Is79A3:
CACGTGCGGCTTCAAGATGATCAATGGCTGCCTGCCGCTGGGTTTCTTCCATCTTACTGCGATCAATAGCCGTGCGTGCGGTATCAATAGCATTAAACACCGATGGCTGAGTTTTTGCGCCGGCAGTTGCAGGTGACAATAACGGAAGCACTAGCGCGCTGAACCAGAGAATGTAAAAAAACGATTTAAAGTTCAACAAGGGTTTTAACAGCATGAATGTATAATCGTGGAAAAGAGGGAGTAGTTATCCGGAGCGTATTACTAGCCCGATAAGGCTGTTCTACCGTACACTGAGCAACAGATAAGAATTGCAAATGCTTCTTTTGAAAAGCATCTCTAAAAACTCAAAATCTTAGCAAGAAAACTGAGAAGCGTAGCGCTCAATATAATTCTAATCTGCGCAAAAGTAAAAAAACAATTGTGTATCATCCAATCCGGCACATCATTTCACCTGCACGCAAGCAGCTTGCTTTATATTTTGTCCAGATGCCGTACGAACTATAGGCTGATTATTTCGCTAACTTATCATTCTTGCAAGTGATAAAATGACCGGCGAAGCTGGCTAGACAGTCGCCGCTTGTCGTTCGTTTAGAACGCAGGGGGAGGAAAGTCCGGGCTCCATAGAGCAGGATGACGGCTAACGGCCGTCCACCGTGAGGTGAGGAATAGGGCCACAGAGACGAGCGTATTTAGTTACGGTGAAACGCGGTAACCTCCATCCGGAGCAAGACCAAATAGGCAGGCGATGATGTTGCTCGCAGAGCCTGCGGGTAGGTTGCTTGAGTGTACAGGTAACTGTACATCTAGAGGAATGACTGTCCACGACAGAACCCGGCTTACCGGCTGGCTTCACCAAATTTATTATTTAACTGACCCAAATAGATTGAAACTCTCATGCAAATCAGATATCCGTTACACGATTAGCGCCGGATACTTTTAACAATCGCAATGATCCGTAAATTTCTCCGTAAAGTATTCAGCCGCAAAGCGCCTGCTTCCGAACCGAACGCAAAGCTGAGTCTGAGTATTATTCCTTTCAAACACCACGGCATCCGGCGCAACCAGATCACTCCCTGTGCACTTAAAACTGCCACCGCCCTTCAGCAGGCGGGATTTTCAGCTTATATCGTCGGCGGCGCCGTGCGGGATTTGCTATTGGGATTGACACCGAAAGATTTCGATGTGGCGACCAATGCGACACCCGAGCAGGTATACCAGCTTTTTCGCCGGTCGCGCATTATCGGGCGGCGTTTTCGCTTGGTGCACGTGATGTGTGGCGCCGAAACCGTGGAAGTTTCAACTTTTCGCGGACAATCTCCCGACGATGGTAATGATCACGCATCGGTGCAACTAACTGACCAACACGGCCGTCTTTTACATGATAATGTTTTTGGCAGCCAGGAAGAAGATGCCGTTCGCCGTGATTTCACAGTCAATGCGCTGTTCTATGACCCTGCCAAGGAAGAGATTCTTGATTACCTGAATGGTTATGAAGATATCAAAGCTAAAAAGATGCGTATTATCGGAGATCCGATAATACGCTTCCGCGAAGATCCGGTACGCATGTTACGCGCCGTCCGTCTGGCCTCTAAACTGGACATGCAAATAGAAACGGAAACCGCCAAACCCATTGGCGATCTGGCACCGCTACTGCAAAACGTCCCGCCGTCCCGCTTGTTTGATGAAATGTTGAAGCTGTTATTGTCGGGACATGCGCTGGCTTGTGTTGTTGAATTACGGGCGCGTGGTTTGCATCACGGTCTTCTGCCGATGCTGGACGTCATACTCGAACAACCTTTGGGCGAACGCTTCATCACCATTGCCCTGAAGAATACCGACGAGCGGATCAGACAAGATAAACCGGTTTCTCCCGGATTCTTGTTTGCCATACTGCTATGGCATGAAGTGCTTTCCGCTTGGGATTCATTCCAGGCTGCCGGTGAGAAACCTTTACCTGCCTTATTTAAGGCAATGGATCAGATCCTTGCGATACAACATAAGAAACTTGCGATTCCTCGCCGCTTTGATGCAATCATCCAAGAAATTTGGTCCATGCAGCCGCGCTTTGAAGCCCGCAGCGGGCGTAAACCCTTCCGGTTGATCACTCATCCGCGTTTTCGCGCGGCTTATGATTTCATGCTGCTGCGTTGTGAAAGCGGTGAATTGAACATGGAACTCGGTGAATGGTGGAAATCATTTCTATCCGCGGATAACGCAGACCGGGAAAAATTGTTGCTCAACCAAACTTCGCCTATAAAACGCAAGAGAAAACGCAGCCGTAAAAAATCTTCATCCAGTCTCGC
Proteins encoded in this window:
- the pcnB gene encoding polynucleotide adenylyltransferase PcnB; amino-acid sequence: MIRKFLRKVFSRKAPASEPNAKLSLSIIPFKHHGIRRNQITPCALKTATALQQAGFSAYIVGGAVRDLLLGLTPKDFDVATNATPEQVYQLFRRSRIIGRRFRLVHVMCGAETVEVSTFRGQSPDDGNDHASVQLTDQHGRLLHDNVFGSQEEDAVRRDFTVNALFYDPAKEEILDYLNGYEDIKAKKMRIIGDPIIRFREDPVRMLRAVRLASKLDMQIETETAKPIGDLAPLLQNVPPSRLFDEMLKLLLSGHALACVVELRARGLHHGLLPMLDVILEQPLGERFITIALKNTDERIRQDKPVSPGFLFAILLWHEVLSAWDSFQAAGEKPLPALFKAMDQILAIQHKKLAIPRRFDAIIQEIWSMQPRFEARSGRKPFRLITHPRFRAAYDFMLLRCESGELNMELGEWWKSFLSADNADREKLLLNQTSPIKRKRKRSRKKSSSSLAVPPDDSAKNEDG